One genomic segment of Hordeum vulgare subsp. vulgare chromosome 2H, MorexV3_pseudomolecules_assembly, whole genome shotgun sequence includes these proteins:
- the LOC123424485 gene encoding DNA repair protein RAD5B, translated as MDCDSDEVEVIDAAPRSKKRVREEEDVVQLTATHPLPYLNPRPIRAIPPEEAARMYDPQPIRVVPPREAAKMHTPPQRQRPQMASAIAAPPKSDWKMVVAAPEAELGDFPLEPDWFLVDKSYVAGLSTHSGRKMLDAGEIVHFGFPSYDRANCGIKMSAKKAASLLQIVRFSTKRAGEIGKLSPEWTKCLVPLVNSSKVKIQGKIVFQTMELRLMQDILLYVSFYIHKSVFTEGDNSSLSQLAPANVDYSDNPLHALFKLLKLRASVKADFTLDELTRKRPWNLRGDTNGDDESTPIVGLETRRTAGQTFPEQAADEQAISEAALNKIIGTAEIYDLKEAEPPRTLVSVLKPYQKEALFWMSELEKGCIDDESKNAIDPCFSAYTIADKRAPAVYINVFSGEATTKFPSLSKTTRGGILADAMGLGKTVMTIALILSNPRGEHSDYIERDIIRPVRGRDTRTRTSTPSIRGGTLIVCPMALLGQWKDELEAHSTPGAISVFVYYGGDRTGDLKLMAEHTVVLTTYGVLQSAHKADGSSAFHRIDWYRIVLDEAHTIKSPKTKAAQAAYMLSSQCRWCLTGTPLQNNLEDLYSLLCFLRVEPWCNSNWWQKLIQRPYENGDERGLKLVKAILRPLMLRRTKETKDKMGKPILVLPPANIEVVECEQSIEERDFYEALFRRSKVQFDKFVAQGNVLNNYANILELLLRLRQCCDHPFLVISKADTKKYTDLDELAERFLKGARNDPGCRAIVPSRAFVEEVVEEIRQGTAAECPICFESTSDDPVITPCAHRMCRECLLSSWSTPAGGACPICRSPITKADLIMLPVQCRYEVDAKNNWKDSCKVVRLLATLKDLGKKGEKSIVFSQFTSFFDLLEIPLNHKGIKFLRFDGKVTQKHREKILNEFSQSKDKLVLLMSLKAGGVGLNLTAASNVFLMDPWWNPAVEEQAIMRIHRIGQKRAVQVRRFIVKDTVEERMQQVQGRKQRMIAGALTDEEVRSSRIEELKMLFK; from the exons ATGGATTGCGACAGCGACGAGGTGGAGGTCATCGATGCCGCGCCGAGGTCGAAGAAGAGGGTCCGGGAAGAGGAGGACGTGGTCCAGCTCACGGCGACGCACCCGCTTCCCTACCTCAACCCGCGGCCCATCCGGGCCATTCCGCCGGAGGAGGCCGCGCGGATGTACGACCCGCAGCCGATCCGGGTTGTTCCGCCGCGAGAGGCCGCCAAGATGCACACCCCGCCGCAGCGGCAGCGGCCGCAGATGGCAAGCGCCATCGCGGCCCCGCCGAAGAGCGATTGGAAGATGGTCGTGGCGGCGCCGGAGGCCGAGCTCGGGGACTTCCCGCTGGAGCCCGACTGGTTCCTCGTCGACAAGTCCTACGTCGCCGGGCTGTCCACGCACAGCGGCAGGAAGATGCTCGACGCCGGGGAGATTGTCCATTTCGGCTTCCCGTCCTACGACAGGGCCAACTGTGGCATCAAGATGTCGGCCAAGAAGGCGGCGTCGTTGTTACAGATTGTGCGCTTCTCGACcaagcgcgccggagag ATTGGAAAGCTATCTCCGGAGTGGACAAAGTGCCTTGTCCCGCTGGTGAACTCTTCCAAAGTAAAGATTCAGGGGAAGATCGTGTTTCAGACAATGGAGCTGAGGCTGATGCAGGACATCTTGCTCTATGTCAG CTTCTACATCCACAAGTCAGTGTTCACCGAAGGCGACAACTCATCCTTGAGCCAGCTTGCTCCTGCAAATGTTGATTATTCAGACAACCCTCTTCATGCTCTGTTCAAGTTACTCAAGCTAAGGGCATCTGTCAAG GCTGATTTCACTCTTGATGAGCTCACGAGAAAGCGACCGTGGAATCTGAGG GGCGACACCAATGGAGATGATGAATCAACTCCTATCGTTGGACTTGAAACCCGTCGCACAGCTGGGCAAACTTTTCCGGAGCAGGCCGCTGATGAGCAGGCCATTTCAGAAGCTGCCTTGAACAAAATTATTGGCACAGCTGAAATATATGACTTGAAG GAAGCAGAGCCACCACGTACTCTTGTTTCTGTTCTCAAACCGTATCAGAAAGAAGCTCTCTTTTGGATGTCAGAATTGGAGAAGGGATGCATTGACGATGAATCAAAAAATGCTATTGATCCCTGCTTTAGTGCCTACACTATTGCTGACAA gaggGCTCCTGCTGTGTACATTAATGTTTTCTCTGGTGAAGCGACAACCAAGTTTCCAAGTTTAAGTAAGACGACACGGGGAGGG ATACTGGCAGATGCAATGGGTCTTGGCAAAACTGTCATGACTATTGCCCTGATACTGTCAAATCCAAGGGGGGAGCATTCCGACTACATAGAAAGAGACATAATAAGGCCTGTAAGAGGTCGTGATACCAGAACACGCACTTCGACCCCCTCTATAAGAGGAGGTACCCTTATTGTGTGTCCCATGGCATTGTTGGGTCAATGGAAG GATGAACTGGAAGCACATTCAACACCGGGAGCAATTTCTGTATTTGTATACTATGGTGGTGATAGAACTGGTGACCTCAAATTGATGGCTGAACATACTGTTGTCTTGACGACCTATGGTGTCCTTCAATCAGCTCATAAAGCT GATGGTAGCAGTGCCTTTCACAGGATAGATTGGTATAGAAtagtacttgatgaagcacatacAATCAAGTCTCCCAAAACTAAAGCTGCCCAAGCAGCTTATATGTTAAGCTCGCAATGCAGATGGTGCCTAACCGGTACACCGTTGCAG AATAATTTGGAGGACCTTTACAGTCTTCTTTGCTTCTTACGTGTAGAGCCATGGTGTAATTCAAATTG GTGGCAGAAGCTGATTCAGAGACCTTATGAGAATGGTGATGAGAGGGGATTGAAGCTTGTCAAGGCTATTCTTAGGCCGCTCATGCTGAGGAGAACCAAGGAAACAAAAGACAAGATGGGAAA GCCCATATTGGTCCTCCCACCAGCTAACATTGAGGTTGTGGAATGCGAACAGTCTATTGAGGAACGTGATTTCTATGAAGCGCTTTTCAGGAGATCAAAG GTTCAGTTCGATAAGTTTGTGGCACAAGGCAATGTTCTTAACAACTATGCTAATATTCTTGAGCTACTTCTTCGTCTAAGGCAGTGCTGTGATCACCCTTTCCTGGTCATCAG CAAAGCTGATACCAAAAAGTACACTGACCTAGACGAGCTAGCTGAACGGTTCCTTAAAGGGGCACGCAATGATCCTGGATGCCGTGCCATTGTACCCTCGCGAGCATTTGTGGAGGAGGTTGTCGAGGAGATCCGCCAGGGCACGGCCGCAGAGtgccctatctgctttgagtcgaCTTCTGATGACCCTGTGATCACCCCTTGCGCGCACCGTATGTGCCGTGAGTGCCTCCTTTCCAGCTGGAGCACGCCGGCTGGGGGGGCCTGCCCTATCTGCCGAAGCCCCATCACCAAGGCTGATCTGATCATGCTGCCTGTCCAGTGCCGCTACGAGGTTGATGCCAAGAACAACTGGAAGGATTCATGCAAGGTGGTGAGGCTCCTTGCGACCCTGAAGGACCTcgggaagaagggggagaagagcATCGTGTTCAGCCAGTTCACTTCCTTCTTTGACCTTCTTGAGATCCCCTTGAACCATAAGGGGATCAAGTTCTTGAGGTTTGATGGGAAGGTAACCCAGAAGCACAGGGAGAAGATCCTCAATGAGTTCAGTCAAAGCAAGGACAAGCTG GTGCTGTTGATGTCACTCAAAGCTGGTGGTGTGGGCCTGAATCTCACTGCTGCCTCCAATGTCTTCCTCATG GATCCGTGGTGGAACCCTGCGGTGGAGGAGCAGGCCATCATGCGGATCCACCGCATCGGGCAGAAGAGGGCGGTCCAGGTGAGGCGGTTCATCGTCAAGGACACAGTGGAGGAGCGGATGCAGCAGGTGCAGGGGCGCAAGCAGCGGATGATCGCCGGGGCGCTGACGGACGAGGAGGTCCGCAGCtcgcgcatcgaggagctcaagATGCTCTTCAAATGA
- the LOC123425018 gene encoding acyl transferase 15-like → MLFGSSRGASSAPSVTPLRADDGSLLRLPSSMVAAQKQAPSSTFKMNFALLDVIVPTGVIGRVRAEFDAVGLGDPSTVFEAVAAVLWQCRTLAAVVSVSDEAPVTLSFAANMRRLVGAKAGYYGNCAVLQSLTSTRGAAADVARMIRRANERIPDLLNTLAVSSWRNLGFEAPDFGGGRPARVTWHGEETAVPGGVVCPPGKDGDNCGVSVISLCVRPEHADAFLAELAAMSPASMPSSSP, encoded by the exons ATGTTGTTtg GGAGCTCGCGCGGGGCTTCCTCGGCGCCGTCCGTCACGCCGCTCCGCGCCGACGACGGCTCGCTCCTGCGCCTCCCGTCGTCGATGGTCGCCGCACAGAAGCAGGCGCCCAGCTCCACGTTCAAAATGAACTTCGCGCTCCTGGACGTCATCGTCCCCACCGGCGTGATCGGCCGCGTCAGGGCCGAGTTCGACGCAGTCGGCCTCGGCGACCCGTCCACGGTGTTCGAGGCCGTGGCGGCGGTGCTGTGGCAGTGCCGGACCCTGGCAGCCGTCGTCTCCGTGTCCGACGAGGCCCCCGTGACCCTCTCGTTCGCCGCCAACATGCGCCGGCTCGTCGGCGCCAAGGCCGGGTACTACGGCAACTGCGCGGTGCTGCAGTCGCTGACCTCGACACGCGGCGCCGCTGCGGACGTGGCGAGGATGATCCGGCGCGCGAACGAGAGGATCCCCGACCTGCTC AACACGCTGGCGGTCTCGAGCTGGAGGAACCTGGGGTTCGAGGCGCCGGACTTCGGCGGCGGGAGGCCGGCGCGGGTGACATGGCATGGTGAGGAGACGGCGGTGCCAGGGGGCGTCGTGTGCCCGCCAGGCAAGGACGGCGACAACTGCGGTGTCAGCGTGATATCACTCTGCGTCAGGCCGGAGCACGCCGACGCCTTCCTAGCAGAGCTCGCCGCCATGTCGCCAGCGTCCATGCCATCCTCGTCGCCATGA
- the LOC123425019 gene encoding acyl transferase 15-like — MGATVVTKSSPVLVVGPPGGDDAIVHLTSSFDRSAVPLGVTVLLLFDRSIPEPAEIIRAALSEALAHYCPVAGRLAAEGELLRIEGAAGVLFVAASAGYALADVAVPLLGGLVARYPGGICRRADPLLLVQVTEFACGGFAVAATWNHVLADGEGMAQLLGAVGELARGASPAPSVRPLRADDGSLPRLPHSMIAAQKRALSCVFNRDLALLGVTVPAGLIGSVRAEFDAAGLGDPCTVFEAVAAVLWQCRTRAAIVSGSDDAPVALSFSANVRRLVGARPGYYGNCMVVQSMTATRGAVAHGTAADVARMIRRAKERVPDLLLAPGAGGAGTAAEHGVAPLYNTLVVSSWRNLGLEAVDFGGGRPARVTWQVEETVVPCCVVCPPDKDGVGVMSACVRPEHADAFLAELAALADLKSCT; from the coding sequence ATGGGCGCCACGGTGGTAACCAAGTCTTCGCCGGTGCTCGTTGTCGGCCCACCCGGTGGGGACGACGCCATCGTCCACCTCACCTCCTCCTTCGACAGGTCCGCCGTCCCTCTTGGTGTCACCGTGCTGCTCCTCTTCGACCGGTCGATCCCCGAGCCGGCGGAGATCATCAGGGCGGCGCTCTCGGAGGCGCTCGCCCACTACTGCCCCGTCGCCGGCCGCCTCGCAGCCGAGGGCGAGCTCCTGCGCATCGAGGGCGCAGCAGGCGTGTTGTTCGTCGCCGCGTCGGCGGGCTACGCGCTGGCGGACGTCGCGGTGCCGCTGCTCGGCGGCCTCGTCGCGCGGTACCCCGGCGGGATCTGCCGCCGCGCCGACCCGCTGCTGCTTGTGCAGGTCACCGAGTTCGCCTGCGGGGGGTTCGCCGTCGCGGCGACGTGGAACCACGTGCTGGCCGACGGAGAGGGCATGGCGCAGCTCCTGGGTGCCGTCGGCGAGCTCGCGCGTGGGGCGTCGCCGGCGCCGTCCGTCCGGCCGCTCCGCGCCGACGATGGCTCGCTCCCGCGCCTCCCGCATTCGATGATCGCCGCGCAGAAGCGGGCGCTCAGCTGCGTGTTCAACCGGGACTTGGCGCTCCTCGGCGTCACCGTCCCCGCCGGCCTGATCGGCAGCGTCAGAGCCGAGTTCGACGCCGCCGGGCTCGGCGACCCGTGCACGGTGTTCGAGGCCGTCGCAGCAGTGCTGTGGCAGTGCCGGACCCGCGCGGCCATCGTCTCCGGCTCCGACGATGCCCCCGTGGCGCTGTCCTTCTCGGCCAACGTGCGCCGGCTCGTCGGCGCCAGGCCCGGGTACTACGGCAACTGCATGGTGGTGCAGTCGATGACGGCGACGCGCGGCGCGGTGGCGCACGGCACCGCCGCGGACGTGGCGAGGATGATCCGGCGCGCGAAGGAGAGGGTACCCGACCTGCTGCTCGCTCCCGGCGCCGGCGGAGCGGGTACTGCAGCGGAGCACGGGGTGGCGCCGCTGTACAACACGCTGGTGGTGTCGAGCTGGAGGAACCTGGGGTTGGAGGCGGTGGACTTCGGCGGCGGGAGGCCGGCGCGGGTGACGTGGCAAGTGGAGGAGACGGTGGTGCCGTGCTGCGTCGTGTGCCCGCCGGACAAGGACGGGGTCGGCGTCATGTCGGCCTGCGTCAGGCCGGAGCATGCCGACGCCTTCCTAGCAGAGCTCGCCGCATTAGCAGATCTGAAGTCGTGCACGTAA
- the LOC123424486 gene encoding vacuolar protein sorting-associated protein 54, chloroplastic, whose translation MASRPPLRTASASASYSTDSPTAAAVPPGGVPQSITSLLNNPLPSASAGSYWLPWPPPTALPDAPPPPSHPCEVSRADFAPYLARVADPFARFADVRLHATAELALAASDLAAPASASSSGLAACLREVPALFFKEDFALEEGATFEAACPLADAALQERLGQHLDVVEAHLVREIARRSESFYEAQGRLRGLDGEIVAAVGRIRELREVVRVLTGDLVGDAQQVQELNATRGNLVALQEKLTIILYVSQALAALKLLVLAADCAGALDVIDDLQNLIDTDELAGLYCFRHIRDQLGASLDSVNSILSAEFVRAAVPDGKTVDAMVLSTVKRKTSTPLNGTEHEVNVDEEDGFILRDRLLPLIICLLRTDKVPAVLRIYRDTLITVMKASIKSTVAEMLPVLISKPIDSDSVTGDRAADSDAGGQSLANKLRSLSSEGFVQLLSAIFSIVQVHLLQAAEVKKIVQWIMRNLDGNISPDDTNPVVQHGGSVDFSQEKDYDVTSRVSNTVTRSPTKLPLFQGKANDMSSINSIKNIRADVLRESTEAVFAACDAAHGRWAKLLGVRAALHPKLRLQEFLIIYNITEEFIAATEKVGGRLGYNIRGILQQQSKQFVEYQHSVRMAKIKAVLDQETWVAVDVPEEFQAIVLSLSSTDFPVNGMEMPSNDNSKLIEDGISTSQESAHSTENNVENSNGTSTTSNENKVESTSQTENSVAGHVRPVSQTIVLGGVGYHMVNCGLILLKMLSEYVDISKCLPSLSFEVVQRVVEILKHFNTRTCQLVLGAGAMQVSGLKSITSKHLALASQIISFIHSLIPDIRRVLFLKIPEARKHLLMSELDRVTQDYKVHRDEIHTKLVQIMRERLLANLRKLPQIVESWNGPDDNDSQPSLFAKAVTKEVTYLHRILSQILLEVDLQAIFRQVVQIFHSHITDAFSKLELNSPQAKNRLCRDVQHILVCIRKLPAQNFSSEPVRNYGLLDEFLAEKFGTKVDE comes from the exons ATGGCCTCGCGCCCGCCCCTCCgcaccgcctccgcctccgcctcctacTCCACCGACTCCCCCACCGCCGCGGCGGTGCCCCCGGGCGGCGTCCCGCAGTCCATCACGTCGCTCCTCAACAACCCGCTCCCCTCGGCCTCCGCCGGCTCCTACTGGCTCCCGTGGCCCCCGCCCACCGCCCTCCCGGACGCGCcgcccccgccctcccacccctgCGAGGTCTCCCGCGCCGACTTCGCGCCCTACCTCGCCCGCGTCGCCGACCCCTTCGCGCGCTTCGCCGACGTCCGCCTCCACGCCACCGCCGAGCTCGCCCTCGCCGCCTCCGACCTCGCCGcccccgcctccgcctcctcctccggcctcgccGCATGCCTCCGCGAGGTCCCCGCGCTCTTCTTCAAGGAGGACTTCGCGCTCGAGGAGGGGGCCACCTTCGAGGCCGCCTGCCCGCTCGCCGACGCCGCCCTGCAGGAGCGCCTCGGCCAGCACCTCGACGTCGTCGAGGCGCACCTCGTGCGGGAGATCGCGCGCCGCTCCGAGTCCTTCTACGAGGCCCAGGGCCGGCTCCGCGGCCTCGACGGGGAGATCGTCGCCGCCGTCGGGAGGATCCGGGAGCTCAGGGAGGTGGTCCGGGTGCTCACGGGCGACCTGGTCGGCGACGCCCAGCAGGTGCAGGAGCTCAATGCCACCCGGGGGAACCTCGTCGCGCTGCAGGAGAAGCTCACCATCATCCTCTATGTCAGTCAGGCGCTCGCAGCCCTCAAGCTG CTTGTGCTAGCGGCAGATTGTGCTGGTGCGCTTGATGTCATTGATGACTTGCAAAATCTCATA GACACTGATGAACTTGCTGGGCTTTATTGCTTTCGACATATTCGTGATCAGTTGGGAGCATCATTAGATTCAGTGAACAG CATTCTTTCAGCAGAGTTTGTACGGGCTGCTGTTCCTGATGGAAAAACTGTCGATGCAATGGTTTTATCAACTGTGAAAAGGAAGACTTCTACCCCCCTCAATGGGACCGAGCATGAA GTAAACGTTGATGAGGAGGATGGCTTCATCCTCAGAGATCGTCTTCTTCCCCTCATTATTTGCCTGCTGAGAACG GACAAAGTTCCTGCAGTGCTCAGAATATACCGGGATACCCTTATTACTGTTATGAAAGCGTCAATCAAATCCACAGTTGCAGAGATGCTTCCAGTTTTGATTTCCAAACCAATAGATTCTGATTCAGTAACTGGAGACAGAGCTGCCGATTCTGATG CTGGAGGCCAGTCTTTAGCAAATAAACTGCGTAGTCTATCATCTGAAGGTTTTGTTCAGCTTTTATCGGCTATTTTTAGTATAGTTCAG GTACATTTACTGCAAGCAGCTGAAGTTAAAAAAATAGTTCAGTGGATCATGCGAAACCTTGATGGGAACATAAGTCCTGATGACACAAATCCTGTCGTACAACATGGTGGCTCAGTTGATTTTTCCCAAGAGAAAGACTATGATGTTACTTCACGGGTCTCTAATACTGTTACACGCAGTCCTACTAAGCTTCCGTTGTTTCAAGGAAAGGCAAATGATATGTCCAGTATAAATTCAATAAAGAATATTCG AGCTGATGTGTTGAGAGAAAGCACAGAAGCAGTGTTTGCTGCATGTGATGCTGCACATGGACGATGGGCTAAGCTGCTAGGTGTTCGTGCTGCTCTACATCCCAAGTTAAGGCTCCAGGAGTTCCTGATCATCTATAATATAACGGAAGAATTCATAGCTGCTACAGAAAAG GTTGGAGGCAGGTTAGGTTACAACATTCGCGGAATTCTACAGCAACAGTCAAAGCAATTTGTTGAGTATCAGCATAGTGTTCGG ATGGCAAAAATTAAGGCAGTTCTTGACCAAGAGACATGGGTCGCTGTTGATGTTCCTGAAGAATTCCAAGCGATTGTTCTGTCACTGTCATCAACTGACTTTCCTGTTAATGGCATGGAGATGCCTAGCAATGATAACTCAAAGCTCATTGAGGATGGGATTTCAACAAGTCAAGAATCAGCACATTCAACTGAAAATAATGTTGAAAATAGCAATGGAACATCTACCACAAGCAATGAAAACAAGGTTGAATCCACTTCTCAGACTGAAAATAGTGTTGCTGGCCATGTTAGGCCAGTCTCGCAAACCATTGTGCTTGGAGGTGTTGGCTATCATATGGTGAACTG CGGTTTGATATTGTTGAAAATGCTATCAGAGTATGTTGACATCAGTAAATGTTTGCCATCGTTATCTTTTGAGGTGGTCCAACGTGTTGTTGAGATATTAAAACATTTCAATACTAGAACTTGCCAGCTGGTTCTTGGTGCAGGTGCCATGCAG GTATCTGGTCTGAAATCAATTACTTCTAAGCATTTAGCTTTGGCAAGTCAAATTATCAGTTTCATACATTCTTTGATTCCAG ATATTCGTCGAGTACTTTTCCTGAAAATACCGGAAGCACGCAAACATCTGTTGATGTCTGAACTGGATAGAGTTACTCAG GACTATAAGGTTCATCGAGATGAAATTCACACCAAGCTAGTCCAGAtaatgagggagaggttgctagCAAATCTTAGAAAATTACCGCAAATCGTGGAAAGTTGGAATGGACCAGATGATAATGATTCACAGCCAAGTCTATTCGCCAAAGCTGTTACAAAG GAAGTCACTTATTTGCATCGCATCCTTTCTCAAATACTGCTTGAGGTTGATCTGCAAGCGATATTCAG GCAAGTAGTCCAGATATTCCATTCCCATATTACAGATGCATTTTCAAAGTTGGAACTCAATAGTCCTCAGGCAAAGAACAG ATTATGTCGAGATGTTCAACATATTCTTGTATGTATTCGAAAGTTGCCTGCTCAGAACTTCAGCTCAGAACCTGTTCGAAATTATGGTCTTCTTGACGAGTTCTTGGCTGAGAAGTTCGGGACAAAAGTTGACGAGTGA
- the LOC123424487 gene encoding thylakoid lumenal 15.0 kDa protein 2, chloroplastic-like isoform X1 — protein MKRSRRRIFSVGKKNGSARPIHPPAGTLRSSSRVHIVAVIHSPAASSRRRPLLRPPDSAARRRSHRQGGCFLGRRRAMEEGRRLRRARAHPVLLLLGNFPLCFAVVGLVNAKAGVNKPELLPKEFTTVIDVAGFLSSGQENRIRQEIEDLEKDTGYKLRVLAQNYPDTPGLAIKDFWQVDDRTIVFVADPTFGNIINFNIGSLIDLDIPQSFWSRVAGKYGNMFYWKEKGEMRPIEGAVTAISRCLREPTGASNCSEVF, from the exons ATGAAAAGAAGCAGGAGACGCATATTTTCAGTAGGAAAAAAAAATGGTTCTGCTCGTCCCATCCACCCTCCCGCGGGCACCCTACGGAGCAGCAGCCGCGTCCACATCGTCGCCGTTATCCACTCACCCGCGGCATCCTCTCGCCGTCGCCCGCTGCTCCGCCCGCCGGActccgccgcccgccgccgcagCCACCGGCAGGGAGGCTGCTTCCTGGGCCGGCGCCGTGCCATGGAAGAAGGCCGCCGTCTCCGGCGCGCTCGCGCTCACCCTGTCCTTCTCCTGCT CGGGAACTTCCCGTTGTGCTTTGCAGTTGTTGGTCTGGTGAATGCCAAGGCCGGGGTCAACAAACCCGAGTTGCTCCCCAAGGAGTTCACCACCGTCATCGACGTCGCCGGTTTCCTCTCTTCAGGCCAG GAAAATCGTATACGCCAAGAGATAGAAGACCTAGAGAAGGACACTGGGTATAAGTTGAGAGTTCTCGCACAAAATTATCCGGATACACCAG GATTGGCTATCAAGGATTTTTGGCAAGTTGATGACCGGACTATAGTCTTTGTTGCAGATCCCACCTTCG GTAACATTATAAATTTCAACATTGGTTCATTGATTGATCTAGACATTCCTCAGAGCTTCTGGAGTCGGGTTGCAGGGAAGTATGGAAACATGTTCTATTGGAAAGAAAAG GGAGAGATGCGTCCAATTGAAGGCGCCGTGACGGCAATATCGCGCTGCCTGAGAGAGCCCACAGGGGCAAGTAATTGTTCCGAGGTATTTTAG
- the LOC123424487 gene encoding thylakoid lumenal 15.0 kDa protein 2, chloroplastic-like isoform X2 — MVLLVPSTLPRAPYGAAAASTSSPLSTHPRHPLAVARCSARRTPPPAAAATGREAASWAGAVPWKKAAVSGALALTLSFSCFVGLVNAKAGVNKPELLPKEFTTVIDVAGFLSSGQENRIRQEIEDLEKDTGYKLRVLAQNYPDTPGLAIKDFWQVDDRTIVFVADPTFGNIINFNIGSLIDLDIPQSFWSRVAGKYGNMFYWKEKGEMRPIEGAVTAISRCLREPTGASNCSEVF; from the exons ATGGTTCTGCTCGTCCCATCCACCCTCCCGCGGGCACCCTACGGAGCAGCAGCCGCGTCCACATCGTCGCCGTTATCCACTCACCCGCGGCATCCTCTCGCCGTCGCCCGCTGCTCCGCCCGCCGGActccgccgcccgccgccgcagCCACCGGCAGGGAGGCTGCTTCCTGGGCCGGCGCCGTGCCATGGAAGAAGGCCGCCGTCTCCGGCGCGCTCGCGCTCACCCTGTCCTTCTCCTGCT TTGTTGGTCTGGTGAATGCCAAGGCCGGGGTCAACAAACCCGAGTTGCTCCCCAAGGAGTTCACCACCGTCATCGACGTCGCCGGTTTCCTCTCTTCAGGCCAG GAAAATCGTATACGCCAAGAGATAGAAGACCTAGAGAAGGACACTGGGTATAAGTTGAGAGTTCTCGCACAAAATTATCCGGATACACCAG GATTGGCTATCAAGGATTTTTGGCAAGTTGATGACCGGACTATAGTCTTTGTTGCAGATCCCACCTTCG GTAACATTATAAATTTCAACATTGGTTCATTGATTGATCTAGACATTCCTCAGAGCTTCTGGAGTCGGGTTGCAGGGAAGTATGGAAACATGTTCTATTGGAAAGAAAAG GGAGAGATGCGTCCAATTGAAGGCGCCGTGACGGCAATATCGCGCTGCCTGAGAGAGCCCACAGGGGCAAGTAATTGTTCCGAGGTATTTTAG